The Fortiea contorta PCC 7126 genome has a segment encoding these proteins:
- a CDS encoding DUF362 domain-containing protein translates to MQTQQPTVSLIRATSYEREALRESLVTLLEPLGGIAAFVKKGDRVLLKPNLLTGSRPSKECTTRPELVYEVARMVIEVGGLPFLGDSPAFGSAKAVAVANGYQPIIEELHLPIIDFHGQRYQTIGENFQHLRLSKEAMEADVVINLPKFKSHMQLTLTMGVKNLFGCVPGKMKAWWHLEAGKDANRFGEMLVETARAINPDLTILDGIIGHEGNGPSGGEPRLLGVLAAAADVFALDRAVVEIVNVPPHQVPTIAASQRLGMCPELAQIQFPHLEPDLLRIEDWRLPDKMMPIDFAMPRVIKSTFKHLYIRFIKEPMSAYGRH, encoded by the coding sequence ATGCAGACTCAACAACCAACTGTCAGTCTCATCCGGGCTACTTCCTACGAACGAGAAGCTTTGCGGGAATCACTAGTCACTTTGCTAGAACCTCTGGGAGGAATAGCGGCTTTTGTGAAAAAAGGCGATCGCGTCTTGCTCAAGCCTAACCTGCTCACTGGCTCCCGTCCTAGCAAAGAGTGTACCACCCGCCCCGAACTAGTTTATGAAGTTGCTCGCATGGTTATAGAAGTTGGTGGATTACCATTTTTGGGAGATAGTCCCGCTTTTGGTAGTGCTAAAGCAGTCGCCGTGGCCAATGGCTATCAGCCAATTATAGAAGAACTCCACCTCCCGATTATCGATTTTCACGGGCAGCGATACCAAACTATCGGTGAAAATTTTCAACACCTGCGTCTGTCTAAAGAAGCGATGGAAGCAGATGTCGTGATTAACCTACCCAAGTTCAAATCCCACATGCAACTCACATTAACAATGGGAGTCAAAAACCTGTTTGGCTGCGTTCCTGGGAAAATGAAAGCTTGGTGGCATTTAGAAGCTGGAAAAGATGCCAACCGCTTCGGCGAAATGTTAGTCGAAACCGCCAGAGCCATCAATCCTGATCTTACCATCTTAGATGGCATCATTGGTCATGAAGGCAATGGCCCTAGTGGTGGCGAACCCCGGCTTTTAGGTGTTTTAGCAGCCGCAGCCGATGTATTTGCTCTTGATCGCGCAGTGGTAGAAATCGTCAATGTTCCACCCCATCAAGTACCCACCATCGCTGCTTCCCAACGCTTGGGTATGTGTCCAGAACTCGCCCAAATTCAGTTTCCTCACTTAGAACCTGACTTATTACGCATCGAAGATTGGCGATTACCAGATAAAATGATGCCCATCGATTTTGCCATGCCCCGTGTAATTAAATCAACTTTCAAGCATCTTTACATCCGATTTATCAAAGAACCTATGAGCGCTTATGGTAGACATTAG
- the pgsA gene encoding CDP-diacylglycerol--glycerol-3-phosphate 3-phosphatidyltransferase, translating into MNLPNSITFSRLLAVPFLLYGLYNPTPQARWICLGIFLIAALTDWLDGYLARKLNQITDLGKFLDPLVDKFLVLAPLLVLVEIGKVPAWGVFLILARELAIAGWRVNQTTITGANIWGKLKTVSQIMAIALMIAPLSQVWQMPALIAFWVAVALTLISGVIYLLPSQD; encoded by the coding sequence ATGAACTTACCCAACTCAATTACATTTTCCCGCCTTTTAGCTGTACCATTTTTGCTTTATGGCTTGTACAACCCGACGCCACAGGCTAGATGGATTTGTTTAGGAATTTTTTTGATTGCGGCGTTGACTGATTGGTTAGATGGCTATTTAGCTAGAAAACTCAACCAAATTACCGATTTGGGTAAGTTTCTTGATCCTTTAGTGGATAAATTCTTAGTACTTGCGCCATTACTGGTGTTGGTAGAAATCGGCAAAGTGCCAGCTTGGGGAGTGTTTCTGATTTTAGCGCGAGAATTAGCGATCGCTGGTTGGCGGGTAAATCAAACTACGATTACGGGGGCGAATATTTGGGGTAAACTCAAAACTGTTAGTCAAATCATGGCGATCGCTCTCATGATCGCACCATTATCGCAGGTTTGGCAGATGCCCGCTTTGATTGCTTTTTGGGTCGCTGTCGCTTTAACTTTGATTTCTGGGGTAATTTATTTGTTGCCATCTCAAGATTAG
- a CDS encoding sugar transferase, protein MDIFTLVVCLQVAVYLRLGQVLPSLNLLIYGLISLTITGFYLADTYHPDKQIAGLRAPARIIISNLIVGAIAYTLIYLSQSWPDYRLLEPSVLFISLSMFTICAIALRLWAVKWLRSHAQQSYWLILGASDSAIKFAQMFTEQNPLGRLVVLAETDQNITQLRKTAAELNCSGCFTDLHHWNQQPWSGVVVATQIDFSAAQIQQLMELRLQGIPVYRLPDICETLWYKIPSSLLEDKWLAFSAGFNLISCGISLKLKRCTDLVVTVLLLILLFPLMVLVSLLIKLDSPGPIFYSQLRTGLYGKPFRVYKFRSMYQDAEKRGAQWASQRDPRITRVGHWLRALRIDELPQIWNVLQGEMSLIGPRPERPEFDIKLKQAIPYYELRYLVKPGITGWAQVLYPYGASVEDAYEKLAYDLYYIKNYSFWLDIAIAFKTIRVVLLGKGR, encoded by the coding sequence ATGGATATTTTCACCTTAGTTGTATGTTTGCAGGTGGCTGTTTACTTACGCTTAGGTCAAGTATTGCCGAGTCTGAATCTGCTAATTTATGGTTTAATATCGCTTACCATCACTGGATTCTATTTAGCAGATACTTACCATCCAGACAAGCAAATTGCAGGTTTGCGCGCTCCGGCTCGGATCATCATCAGCAACTTAATCGTCGGCGCGATCGCCTATACTCTGATTTATCTATCCCAATCTTGGCCAGATTACCGCTTGTTAGAACCAAGCGTTTTATTCATTAGCTTGAGTATGTTTACCATCTGCGCGATCGCATTACGCTTATGGGCGGTAAAATGGTTGCGATCGCACGCTCAACAAAGTTATTGGTTAATCTTGGGTGCAAGTGATAGTGCCATCAAATTTGCCCAAATGTTTACAGAGCAAAACCCCCTAGGGCGATTGGTCGTCCTCGCCGAGACTGACCAAAATATCACACAATTAAGAAAAACAGCAGCAGAACTCAATTGCAGCGGCTGCTTCACCGACTTGCATCACTGGAATCAACAACCTTGGTCAGGAGTAGTCGTAGCCACCCAAATAGATTTTTCCGCCGCACAAATCCAACAATTGATGGAATTACGGCTGCAAGGCATCCCAGTTTATAGACTACCGGATATTTGCGAAACCTTGTGGTACAAAATTCCCTCCTCCCTATTAGAAGATAAATGGTTAGCCTTTAGCGCTGGATTTAATTTAATTTCTTGCGGTATCAGTCTCAAGCTGAAGCGGTGTACAGACTTAGTTGTCACCGTACTGCTATTGATATTACTCTTTCCCCTCATGGTTTTAGTATCGTTGCTAATTAAATTAGATAGTCCAGGCCCAATCTTCTATAGTCAACTCCGCACAGGCTTATACGGTAAACCATTCAGAGTTTATAAATTCCGTTCCATGTATCAAGATGCCGAAAAGCGCGGCGCACAATGGGCGTCTCAACGCGATCCACGCATCACCAGAGTGGGACACTGGTTAAGAGCACTGCGGATCGATGAACTACCGCAAATCTGGAACGTGCTCCAAGGTGAAATGAGTTTAATCGGCCCCCGTCCCGAACGACCAGAATTTGATATCAAGCTCAAACAAGCAATTCCTTATTATGAGTTACGTTATTTAGTCAAACCAGGAATCACCGGCTGGGCACAAGTACTATATCCCTACGGCGCCTCAGTAGAAGATGCCTACGAAAAATTAGCTTATGACCTCTACTACATCAAAAATTACTCCTTTTGGTTAGATATTGCGATCGCTTTTAAAACTATCAGAGTCGTGTTACTCGGTAAAGGCAGATGA
- a CDS encoding aspartate ammonia-lyase yields the protein MTEQTDSLYRSERDSMGDRQILSSVYYGIQTLRATENFPISGIKPLSTYVDACLLIKKATAIVNGELGCIPPEISQAIVKAADEILAGNLRDQFVVDVYQAGAGTSHHMNVNEVLANRALEILGEQKGNYQRVSPNDHVNYGQSTNDVIPTAIRIGGLLALAHTLHPALDQAIASLTDKAAEFQDIVKSGRTHLQDAVPVRLGDNFQAWACILGEHQNRIYTASGDLMVLGLGGSAAGTGLNTHPFYRGRVVQILAELINSPLEPAPNLMAAMQSMAPFVNVSGALRNLAQDLVKISHDLRLMDSGPKTGFKEIQLPPVQPGSSIMPGKYNPVMAEMTSMVCFQVMGYDSAIALAAQAGQLELNVMMPLIAYNLIHSIEILGNTINSLTKSCIQGITANRDRCLAYAEGSLALVTALNPHIGYLNAAAVAKESLETGKSLREIVIAKGLMTADELAAVLNLEQMSGVSPLRAEQIEID from the coding sequence ATGACTGAACAAACAGATTCTTTATACCGTAGCGAACGGGATTCCATGGGCGATCGCCAAATCCTTAGTAGTGTTTATTACGGCATCCAAACACTAAGAGCAACGGAAAACTTCCCTATCAGCGGAATTAAGCCTTTATCTACTTACGTAGATGCTTGTTTATTAATTAAAAAAGCAACAGCTATTGTTAACGGTGAACTAGGTTGCATTCCCCCAGAAATCAGTCAAGCGATCGTTAAAGCGGCTGATGAAATACTGGCGGGGAATTTGCGCGATCAATTTGTGGTGGATGTGTATCAAGCTGGAGCGGGAACTTCCCATCACATGAATGTGAATGAAGTTTTAGCCAATCGCGCCTTAGAAATTCTGGGTGAGCAAAAAGGCAATTACCAGCGTGTGAGTCCTAATGACCACGTTAACTATGGACAGTCTACCAATGATGTTATCCCGACAGCGATTCGCATTGGTGGTTTATTGGCACTGGCGCATACATTACACCCAGCTTTAGATCAAGCGATCGCATCTTTAACAGACAAAGCCGCAGAATTTCAAGATATCGTCAAATCTGGCAGAACTCACCTCCAAGACGCCGTACCTGTGCGCTTGGGTGATAATTTTCAGGCTTGGGCGTGTATTCTAGGAGAACACCAAAACCGCATATACACCGCTTCCGGCGATTTGATGGTTTTGGGTTTGGGCGGAAGCGCAGCGGGAACTGGTTTAAATACTCATCCTTTTTATCGTGGGCGAGTTGTGCAAATACTTGCAGAGTTAATCAATTCTCCCTTAGAACCAGCACCGAATCTCATGGCTGCAATGCAGAGTATGGCTCCCTTTGTTAATGTCTCCGGCGCTTTACGCAACTTAGCCCAAGATTTAGTCAAAATCTCCCATGATTTAAGATTAATGGATTCAGGCCCCAAAACCGGATTCAAAGAAATTCAATTACCGCCAGTGCAACCTGGTTCCTCGATTATGCCAGGTAAATACAATCCAGTTATGGCAGAGATGACATCAATGGTGTGCTTTCAGGTGATGGGTTACGACAGTGCGATCGCCCTAGCCGCCCAAGCCGGACAATTGGAACTAAATGTGATGATGCCCTTGATCGCTTATAATCTCATTCACAGCATCGAAATTTTGGGCAACACCATCAACTCTCTCACAAAAAGTTGCATCCAAGGAATTACTGCTAACCGCGATCGCTGTTTAGCATACGCTGAAGGTAGTTTAGCCCTAGTTACAGCCCTCAATCCCCACATCGGTTATCTCAATGCTGCTGCTGTCGCCAAAGAATCCTTAGAAACAGGGAAATCTCTCAGAGAAATTGTCATCGCCAAAGGCTTGATGACTGCGGACGAATTAGCCGCAGTGTTAAATCTGGAACAGATGAGTGGTGTCTCACCCCTCAGGGCAGAACAAATAGAGATAGATTAA